The genome window CCATCGAGGAGGCGCTTCAGGGCCGGAAAGAAGGCGGTATTCCCATTGGCTCGGTGCTGCGCCGGGGCGAGGAAATTGTGAGCCGCGGGCACAACAAGCGCGTGCAGGAGCTGGACCCCATTGCCCACGGCGAAATGGACGCCCTACGCAACGCCGGCCGCCAGCGCACCTACCGCGACACGGTCCTCTATACCACCCTGATGCCCTGCTACATGTGCGCCGGCACCATTGTGCAGTTCAAGATTCCGAAGGTAGTAGTGGGCGAGGCCCAGACCTTCGGCGAGTCCCAGGCGTTTCTGGAGTCGCACGGCGTGGAGGTGGAGATTCTGAACCTGCCCGAGTGCGTGCAGATGATGCAGGACTTTATCCGCGACGAGCCTACGCTCTGGAACGAGGATATCATGGAGCTGTAACTCGCTTTGGCATGACGACGGCCACCAAAAAATGCCCGCACTGCGGCCGCTGGACCGAGTGGCAGCAACAGCCCACCGACCAGTGCCAGCACTGCGGGCAGGCCTTGGAGCCCTACCGCGTGGCCAGTGACGAAGCGCGGCAGCGCCTGTCGGAGCAGCCGGTTTCCTCCCTGATGCTCATAGAAATAAAGCCGGAGGATGGCGCCCTAGTGCGGGGGCTGAAATACCTGATTCGGGGTGGGCAGCTAGCCTTTGCTGCCCTCATGGCCTTTATGATTTGGCTGGTAACGGCGCTGGCCGGATGAGGCTGCCCGCCGAACTGCGTCACCCCTTATTTGTGCTCGGGACGGGCCTGTACGTCTTTGCGTGCATTAACCGCTACTGGCCCTTCTGGCACCTGCCTGCCTTCGTCAACTCCCACCTGGCTGACTTGCTAGACTTGCCGCTGCAACTGACCATGGTGTTGTGGCTGATGCGCCGGTTTTACTTTCGCCGCCCAAGCTTTGTGCTGCCCCTTTCCTGGATTGTGGCCAGTTGGGTGGTGGTTGCGGTGTGGTTTGAGGTAGTCATGCCTCGGTTTAACCGGAACATGGTGGCCGATCCGCTCGATGTGGTGGCCTACACCCTGGGCGGACTGGTGTTCTGGCGC of Hymenobacter sublimis contains these proteins:
- a CDS encoding nucleoside deaminase, whose amino-acid sequence is MDKFMQAAIEEALQGRKEGGIPIGSVLRRGEEIVSRGHNKRVQELDPIAHGEMDALRNAGRQRTYRDTVLYTTLMPCYMCAGTIVQFKIPKVVVGEAQTFGESQAFLESHGVEVEILNLPECVQMMQDFIRDEPTLWNEDIMEL